From a region of the Vibrio orientalis CIP 102891 = ATCC 33934 genome:
- a CDS encoding putative bifunctional diguanylate cyclase/phosphodiesterase: protein MFILAVTLIIIGIVFLVSGLAQAKKICAQTQHTGWRWLSLLIACFILGYSLVLGSLLIDKTVDPILFGLSMILFSGSIFVFMVTKFSLSTIQQLHMLAQEEKHNALHDPLTALPNRKHCIETVNFLVEDNIPFQLMLIDVVNFKQVNDGMGHFCGDQLLIQIGHRARSHLRKGDFIARIGGDEFVVVMPNQSMDHAFDIAHKINQSLKRPFSIDGFELTSSVIVGIGSYPKDGACVEQIINAADVAMYWAKTHGNEVASFSAHMSQDARRKLQISRQIDQAIENNEFQLFYQPIICLEHNIVCSYEALMRWLDEDGKPITPSDFIAIAEQSNKITSITEWMLDKVASDIEQLITAGIHCPVHVNLSAKDLMSKNLENQLSRLAFLNKNFVKMVVLEITETTAINRLRSPATLLERLKQMGFRISLDDFGTGFSSLSLLRDLPVDQIKIDQSFVYQMQKNERNRSIVANSISLAHGLGYTVVSEGVEHEEVVNILREYGCDYVQGYYFSPALPLERAINWTLSRDTVHYETLAQKRVKKTAP, encoded by the coding sequence TTGTTCATACTCGCGGTCACGCTCATCATCATTGGCATTGTTTTTCTTGTTTCTGGGTTAGCTCAAGCAAAAAAAATATGCGCTCAAACCCAACACACTGGGTGGAGATGGTTGAGTCTGTTGATAGCTTGTTTCATCCTCGGTTACTCTCTGGTTTTAGGTTCATTGCTTATTGACAAGACTGTCGACCCAATTTTGTTCGGACTGTCTATGATTCTGTTTTCAGGCAGTATTTTTGTGTTTATGGTCACTAAGTTTAGCCTAAGTACCATTCAGCAATTGCATATGCTCGCCCAAGAAGAAAAGCACAATGCTCTTCATGACCCACTTACTGCCCTGCCTAATCGTAAACACTGTATTGAAACCGTAAACTTCCTCGTTGAAGACAACATTCCTTTCCAACTAATGCTGATCGATGTGGTCAACTTTAAGCAAGTTAACGATGGAATGGGACATTTTTGCGGTGATCAACTACTCATTCAGATCGGACACCGCGCCCGATCACACCTCAGGAAAGGGGATTTTATTGCGCGTATTGGCGGTGACGAGTTCGTTGTTGTCATGCCGAATCAATCAATGGATCATGCATTCGATATTGCGCATAAAATTAATCAATCGCTCAAAAGACCGTTTTCGATTGATGGTTTCGAACTGACCAGCAGCGTTATCGTCGGTATTGGATCGTATCCAAAAGATGGAGCCTGCGTCGAACAGATCATTAATGCGGCAGATGTCGCGATGTATTGGGCCAAAACACACGGTAACGAGGTGGCGAGTTTCTCAGCGCATATGAGTCAAGACGCGCGTCGAAAGCTACAGATTTCTCGTCAAATTGACCAAGCGATAGAAAACAATGAATTTCAATTATTCTATCAGCCGATTATCTGTTTAGAGCACAATATTGTTTGTAGTTATGAAGCGTTAATGCGCTGGTTGGATGAAGATGGTAAACCCATCACACCGTCAGATTTCATTGCCATTGCTGAGCAAAGCAACAAAATCACCTCAATTACAGAGTGGATGCTGGATAAAGTAGCAAGTGACATTGAACAACTGATCACGGCGGGTATTCACTGCCCAGTACATGTCAATCTTTCCGCTAAGGATTTGATGAGCAAAAACTTGGAAAATCAGTTGAGCCGATTAGCGTTTTTAAACAAGAACTTTGTCAAAATGGTCGTATTGGAGATCACTGAAACAACAGCGATTAACCGCTTACGAAGCCCTGCGACTTTGTTAGAAAGACTGAAACAGATGGGATTTAGAATAAGTTTGGATGACTTTGGTACTGGTTTTTCCTCTCTTTCATTGCTTCGAGATCTGCCTGTTGATCAAATCAAAATCGACCAGTCCTTCGTGTATCAGATGCAAAAAAATGAGAGAAATCGTTCGATTGTCGCAAACTCCATTTCTCTCGCTCACGGGCTTGGCTACACCGTGGTATCAGAGGGTGTTGAACACGAGGAAGTGGTCAACATTCTGAGAGAATATGGTTGTGATTATGTTCAAGGCTATTATTTTAGCCCTGCGTTACCACTTGAGCGTGCTATTAACTGGACGCTAAGCCGTGATACCGTCCATTATGAAACACTCGCTCAGAAACGAGTAAAGAAAACGGCTCCTTAG
- a CDS encoding Gfo/Idh/MocA family protein: protein MKWGILGTSFISGVMAEAINNDGKSELYAVAGRSEHNLNTFAKQYGVDKTFSDYQALIEDQQVDIIYIALPNHLHHDFIVKAAQQGKAILCEKSLSVDMEKTELALKAVETHQVFFAEGLMYLHHPLITELVSLLKSGEIGELRSIHTSYIASIAEFVNPDSKGALYNLGCYPISLLYLVAKTMLGEQAFEGRTATAIGRTGQDGNICESSLMMQFGQQQTATVHTAEDHGLKHQFTILGSKGCITLDSNPWLPTQENRLSVEIYETSKRSVSVRAEGDAFFYQVRNIRQAVEKGLKGLENPCATWSDSHRIMQLLTEWHGLVR, encoded by the coding sequence ATGAAGTGGGGCATTTTAGGTACCAGTTTTATTTCTGGCGTAATGGCAGAGGCGATCAACAATGATGGCAAAAGTGAACTCTATGCCGTGGCGGGGCGTTCTGAACATAATCTAAACACCTTTGCCAAGCAGTATGGCGTCGACAAGACTTTTAGCGATTACCAGGCGTTGATTGAAGATCAACAAGTCGACATCATTTACATTGCGCTGCCAAACCATCTACATCATGACTTTATTGTTAAAGCCGCACAGCAAGGAAAAGCCATTCTTTGTGAGAAGTCACTTTCCGTTGATATGGAAAAAACCGAGCTGGCTTTGAAAGCCGTTGAAACACATCAGGTGTTCTTTGCCGAAGGTTTGATGTACTTGCACCATCCACTGATCACTGAATTGGTTTCGCTATTAAAATCAGGAGAAATCGGTGAGTTACGCTCGATTCATACTTCCTATATTGCGTCGATTGCCGAGTTCGTCAATCCAGACAGTAAAGGTGCATTATATAACCTAGGTTGTTACCCGATATCACTGCTCTATTTGGTGGCAAAAACCATGCTCGGTGAGCAAGCGTTTGAAGGTCGAACCGCCACTGCCATTGGGCGAACAGGGCAAGACGGTAATATCTGCGAATCGAGTCTGATGATGCAGTTTGGTCAACAACAAACTGCCACTGTTCATACCGCCGAGGATCATGGTCTCAAGCATCAATTTACTATTCTCGGCAGCAAAGGTTGCATTACACTGGATTCTAACCCGTGGCTGCCTACACAAGAAAACCGTTTAAGTGTCGAAATCTATGAGACGTCAAAACGGTCAGTGTCTGTGAGAGCTGAAGGCGATGCGTTCTTCTATCAGGTTCGCAATATACGTCAAGCAGTTGAAAAGGGTCTTAAAGGATTAGAAAACCCATGTGCAACGTGGAGTGATTCGCACCGGATCATGCAACTGCTAACCGAATGGCACGGCCTGGTTAGATAA
- a CDS encoding RluA family pseudouridine synthase: MSKSTANTSEIIDHFVAPECHASVEILYQDDDILLINKPSGLLSLSGKNQLNWDSVHYRLVNGQDANQSAKATPAFVDAKLPHRLDLGTSGVMVVGLNSAASKSLNQQFQARTVQKRYLAMLAGWVDGDHGQISAPIAKDKTLFPRVKICHDTGKSAISDYQVISRLDNPRRTLVQYTPITGRTHQLRIHSLEFGHPILGCDLYNDPQLGSHHETIDIPQRLMLHASDIYFTHPTTGEPIHGHSPNPF, encoded by the coding sequence ATGTCCAAATCTACCGCTAATACGAGTGAAATAATTGATCATTTTGTCGCACCTGAATGCCATGCTAGCGTAGAGATTCTTTATCAAGATGACGATATTTTGCTGATCAACAAGCCGAGTGGCTTGCTCAGTTTGTCGGGTAAAAACCAACTCAATTGGGATTCGGTACATTATCGTTTAGTCAACGGGCAAGACGCTAACCAGAGTGCCAAAGCGACGCCCGCTTTTGTGGATGCTAAGTTGCCTCATCGATTAGACTTAGGGACTTCTGGCGTTATGGTGGTGGGCCTTAACAGTGCGGCATCTAAGAGTCTCAATCAGCAATTTCAAGCGCGGACAGTGCAAAAGCGTTATCTCGCCATGTTGGCTGGCTGGGTTGATGGTGATCATGGCCAAATCTCGGCCCCTATTGCCAAAGATAAGACTTTGTTCCCGCGGGTCAAGATCTGCCACGATACGGGCAAAAGTGCCATTAGTGACTATCAGGTAATAAGTCGCTTAGATAACCCCCGCAGAACGTTAGTTCAATACACCCCGATTACCGGCCGCACACACCAATTGCGTATTCATAGCCTGGAGTTTGGTCATCCTATTTTAGGTTGCGATCTTTATAACGACCCACAACTAGGTAGTCATCATGAAACCATTGATATTCCGCAGCGTTTAATGCTCCATGCCAGCGATATCTACTTTACTCACCCTACCACTGGCGAGCCGATACACGGTCATAGTCCAAACCCGTTTTGA
- a CDS encoding YajD family HNH nuclease — MSADYYGTSANYARKEAGYREKALKLYPWVCGSCAREFVYSNLRELTVHHKDHNHTNNPEDGSNWELLCLYCHDHEHSKYLDHDRYGSEIKPGQDDHQSATYNPFADLANMMKK, encoded by the coding sequence ATGTCTGCAGATTATTACGGAACGAGTGCAAATTACGCACGTAAAGAAGCCGGTTATCGAGAGAAAGCACTGAAACTCTATCCTTGGGTATGCGGAAGCTGTGCCCGTGAGTTTGTTTACTCTAACCTACGTGAATTAACGGTTCATCACAAAGACCACAATCACACTAACAACCCGGAAGATGGCAGCAACTGGGAACTGTTGTGCCTCTATTGCCATGATCATGAACACAGTAAATATCTCGATCATGATCGTTACGGTAGTGAGATAAAGCCAGGGCAAGATGACCACCAAAGCGCAACATACAATCCTTTCGCAGATCTAGCGAATATGATGAAAAAGTAA
- a CDS encoding response regulator transcription factor: MTQIVLVEDDEKLSALLVEYLSGSGFSVTPVYDGKGAVDVILDTQPDLVILDLMLPGLDGLQVCSMIRHKYVGQILMLTASNDDFDHVSALEIGANDFVSKPIKMRVLIARIRNLLRRQHIDSENLLSSEKTSKETTLKCFGELAINFTRRTCTVAGQDSGLTDAEFDLLWIFATHPDEILSRNFLVSETRGIEYDGLDRTVDNKIAILRKKLGDGSGETSKLVTVRGKGYLFVSDQW, from the coding sequence ATGACCCAAATAGTCTTGGTCGAAGATGATGAAAAGTTGAGCGCTTTGTTGGTGGAGTACCTATCGGGCAGTGGCTTCAGCGTAACACCTGTTTACGATGGGAAGGGTGCTGTAGACGTCATCTTAGACACTCAACCTGACCTGGTTATTTTAGATTTGATGTTACCTGGTTTGGATGGCCTACAAGTCTGTAGCATGATACGACATAAATATGTTGGTCAAATTCTGATGCTAACAGCGAGCAATGACGATTTTGATCATGTGTCAGCCCTTGAGATTGGCGCAAATGATTTTGTTTCTAAGCCGATTAAGATGCGAGTGTTGATTGCACGAATTAGGAATCTATTGCGTCGCCAACATATCGATAGCGAAAATTTGTTAAGCAGTGAAAAAACGTCTAAAGAAACAACACTAAAGTGTTTCGGTGAGCTAGCTATAAACTTTACTCGGCGTACTTGCACGGTAGCGGGGCAAGATTCGGGCTTAACCGATGCTGAATTTGATTTGCTATGGATATTCGCCACCCACCCAGATGAAATCCTATCTCGTAATTTCCTTGTCTCAGAAACTCGTGGCATCGAATATGATGGCTTGGACAGAACGGTCGATAATAAAATTGCGATTTTACGAAAGAAACTCGGTGATGGCAGCGGTGAAACTTCAAAATTAGTCACCGTACGTGGAAAAGGTTACCTTTTTGTCTCGGACCAGTGGTGA
- a CDS encoding LysE family translocator, with product MNGVFMAMVIFAFVGAVTPGPVNLIATSTAAQFGKFTAAKHVIGASLAYALVVFITGNTLNSLVEWLPRIELGMQLVGSAFLIYLAYKIYSAPFGQLDVEEERHSSWINGALVQLLNPKAWLVAMSGVSLYVIGQSEQQVWLWMYTAVSLLACLIGVGLWAVVGSLFTKQLHEPRKQQFFNRVMAVILFVSVLMIWV from the coding sequence ATGAACGGTGTATTTATGGCAATGGTGATCTTTGCTTTTGTCGGAGCTGTCACACCAGGTCCGGTCAACCTTATTGCGACGTCGACAGCCGCTCAGTTTGGCAAGTTCACCGCAGCTAAGCATGTAATTGGAGCATCGCTTGCCTATGCGCTGGTGGTCTTTATTACGGGGAATACACTAAACAGCCTTGTCGAATGGTTGCCTAGAATAGAATTGGGCATGCAGTTAGTGGGTAGTGCTTTTCTTATCTACTTAGCCTATAAAATATATTCAGCCCCTTTTGGTCAATTGGATGTCGAAGAAGAGCGCCATTCAAGTTGGATCAACGGGGCACTGGTTCAACTGTTAAACCCTAAAGCCTGGTTGGTTGCCATGTCTGGTGTTAGCCTTTATGTGATAGGGCAGAGTGAACAGCAAGTGTGGCTTTGGATGTACACCGCGGTTTCACTGCTTGCATGTCTGATTGGTGTCGGTTTATGGGCGGTCGTTGGTAGTTTGTTTACCAAACAACTTCACGAACCTAGAAAGCAACAGTTCTTTAACCGAGTAATGGCGGTTATATTGTTTGTATCAGTGCTTATGATTTGGGTTTGA
- a CDS encoding putative quinol monooxygenase — MKQSIFVTAELKMNINQPREQVMQAIEQFCLDMQSEEGCLQAIATFDDKAPQRVILWEQYQDRAAIDAHFSMPHTQAFIASEVAELVQAFETQQGVKS, encoded by the coding sequence ATGAAGCAGAGTATTTTCGTCACTGCCGAACTTAAAATGAATATTAACCAACCTAGAGAGCAGGTCATGCAAGCGATAGAGCAATTTTGCCTTGATATGCAAAGTGAAGAGGGTTGTTTGCAAGCGATTGCAACTTTTGATGACAAAGCGCCACAACGTGTGATCTTGTGGGAACAATATCAAGACCGTGCTGCAATCGATGCTCATTTTTCGATGCCTCATACGCAGGCGTTCATTGCGTCTGAAGTGGCGGAATTAGTACAAGCATTTGAAACTCAGCAGGGGGTAAAATCATGA
- a CDS encoding acetate/propionate family kinase, whose product MSNSFVLVINSGSSSLKFAVIDSASGDAIISGLGECFGLPEAVISWKYNGEKTEEAIDAPDNHHQHAINRIVALMETLGFTKDLVAVGHRIVHGGEKFTSTVRINDEVLAEIENLSDLAPLHNPAGAKGIQAAMQAFPSLPQFAVFDTAFHQTMPQKAFTGAISNELYKEYGIRRYGFHGTSHYFVSREAAKMLNKPVEESSFISVHLGNGASVCAIENGESVDTSMGFTPLAGLMMGTRSGDLDPGVIEFLIKKGWTTEQVFDTLNKKSGFLGVSGLTSDARGILEAMENGHEGAKLAFEVFTYRVAKYIGSYLIPLSNLDAIIFTGGIGENSLPIRREILNNLKLLGFVEDEKGNEDARFGNAGIIAKSQILDAVAMVIPTNEEFVIAQQSVELL is encoded by the coding sequence ATGTCGAATTCGTTTGTGCTGGTCATTAACTCTGGCAGCTCATCATTAAAGTTTGCTGTAATTGACTCTGCGTCTGGTGACGCGATTATCAGTGGCTTAGGTGAGTGCTTTGGTTTACCAGAAGCCGTGATCAGCTGGAAGTATAATGGTGAGAAAACTGAAGAAGCTATTGATGCTCCAGACAATCATCACCAACATGCTATCAATCGAATCGTAGCATTGATGGAAACGTTAGGTTTCACAAAAGATTTAGTTGCCGTGGGTCATCGTATCGTACACGGTGGTGAGAAATTCACTTCTACCGTACGAATTAATGATGAAGTATTAGCAGAAATTGAAAACTTGTCTGATCTGGCACCGCTCCACAACCCAGCAGGCGCTAAAGGTATTCAAGCTGCTATGCAAGCTTTCCCAAGCCTACCTCAATTCGCTGTATTTGATACTGCATTCCACCAAACAATGCCGCAAAAAGCATTCACAGGTGCGATTTCAAATGAGCTTTATAAAGAGTACGGAATCCGTCGATACGGTTTCCACGGCACTAGCCACTATTTCGTAAGTCGTGAAGCGGCGAAAATGCTTAACAAGCCAGTGGAAGAGTCTAGCTTTATCTCTGTTCACCTCGGTAACGGCGCATCAGTATGTGCGATTGAAAATGGTGAGTCAGTCGATACCTCTATGGGCTTCACGCCGCTAGCTGGTCTAATGATGGGTACACGTTCTGGTGACCTTGACCCAGGCGTTATCGAATTCCTAATCAAAAAAGGTTGGACGACAGAGCAAGTATTCGACACTCTGAACAAAAAATCAGGTTTCCTAGGTGTTTCTGGCCTAACGTCAGACGCTCGTGGCATCCTAGAAGCGATGGAAAATGGTCACGAAGGTGCGAAACTGGCATTTGAAGTGTTTACCTACCGCGTAGCGAAGTACATTGGTTCTTACCTCATTCCACTTAGCAACCTAGATGCAATTATCTTTACGGGTGGTATTGGTGAAAACTCACTACCTATTCGTCGCGAAATCTTAAACAACCTTAAACTTCTAGGTTTTGTTGAAGACGAGAAGGGCAACGAAGACGCACGCTTTGGTAACGCAGGTATCATAGCGAAGTCACAAATTCTTGATGCAGTAGCGATGGTTATTCCAACCAACGAAGAGTTCGTAATCGCTCAGCAGTCGGTAGAGCTGCTGTAA
- a CDS encoding LysR family transcriptional regulator, translating into MDKLTSMKVFAYVVEHGSFRNAAHHFDISPTMVGKHVSFLEQSLGTQLIHRTTRKQSLTEAGKLYYQECQRIIEDIINAENLIHTLINRPTGTVKVNCPVTYGKKILAPIVADFLTEYPDLNVELILDNNLIDPYRSDSDVIIRIGDLVDSSLVARKLGDYEMTYCAAPSYLAKHDQLVCLEDLDQHHCLGFQYHQGESQQVVNMPSNTFGLTNTRLTSNNGDVLKFAAINGAGVLLQPKILVEEEIQSETLVELLQAYAPKPKPIHLLYRSKQLSLKNRTFVEFVLKQMNTPQL; encoded by the coding sequence ATGGACAAACTAACCAGCATGAAAGTCTTCGCTTATGTGGTAGAGCACGGCAGCTTTCGCAACGCCGCTCATCATTTTGATATTTCACCAACGATGGTCGGCAAGCATGTGAGTTTTCTAGAGCAAAGCCTAGGTACGCAACTGATTCACCGCACCACTCGCAAGCAATCTCTTACCGAAGCAGGTAAGCTCTATTACCAAGAGTGTCAGCGCATCATTGAAGATATTATCAACGCTGAAAATCTCATTCATACCTTGATCAATCGCCCTACGGGAACGGTAAAGGTTAACTGTCCAGTGACTTACGGCAAGAAGATACTTGCACCAATCGTGGCAGACTTTCTGACCGAATATCCAGACTTGAATGTCGAATTGATACTAGATAACAACCTCATTGACCCCTATCGCAGCGATTCGGATGTCATTATACGTATTGGTGATTTAGTCGATTCCTCACTTGTCGCACGCAAGCTTGGCGATTACGAAATGACTTACTGCGCCGCGCCTAGCTACTTAGCAAAACATGACCAACTTGTTTGTTTAGAAGATCTCGACCAGCACCATTGTTTAGGCTTTCAGTATCATCAAGGGGAAAGCCAACAAGTCGTAAATATGCCATCAAACACATTTGGTCTCACTAATACCCGTCTTACCTCGAATAATGGAGATGTCCTCAAGTTTGCGGCAATAAATGGCGCGGGCGTGTTATTGCAGCCCAAAATTCTCGTTGAAGAAGAGATCCAATCTGAAACACTTGTGGAATTGCTTCAGGCCTATGCGCCCAAACCCAAGCCGATCCATCTGCTCTATCGTTCAAAACAATTGTCATTAAAGAATCGAACTTTTGTCGAGTTTGTATTAAAACAAATGAATACACCACAATTGTGA
- a CDS encoding ATP-binding protein, giving the protein MRRIFFEIYFSSFLCFFIGIILVSYYFQNIRPDYERQLDVAHVASFARVVNDITLIDKSKADHAIDEFVKESFFDVKVISWDELNNLRDQQKSQLRSERAISIEEDEYILYVNETLYYLFPDKRYDIWDELEYEDDFLFFWFGGCFLLFSLLTVYLLHRRLIPLEQATTQFAQGDLTARASEKNAIKLGTLNRQFNVMAQKVSQVIASQKQLTNAVAHELRTPLFRMECQLALLEEMDVDPAVQRHVDGLTDDIEELEQLVEELLYYARLEGVDIELSRTEGNVFEWLEPLVTKLQLVSRAKIILECDDSLTLSVDHGHLKRALSNLITNATRYANSEIIVSVQWNEEQIEFLVSDDGPGIPESEYEKVIQPFYRIGTARDRNSGGHGLGLSIVEQVSRGHHGSLTISRNTQQGATFLISIPHAKH; this is encoded by the coding sequence GTGAGACGCATTTTTTTTGAGATCTATTTCAGTTCGTTCTTATGCTTTTTCATTGGGATTATTCTTGTTTCCTATTACTTTCAAAATATCCGCCCTGACTACGAAAGGCAGTTGGATGTTGCCCATGTGGCTTCCTTTGCTCGTGTTGTGAATGACATTACGCTCATTGATAAGAGTAAAGCCGATCATGCAATCGATGAGTTTGTTAAAGAGAGTTTTTTTGACGTAAAAGTTATCAGTTGGGACGAGCTGAATAACTTAAGAGATCAACAGAAAAGCCAGCTTCGATCTGAACGAGCGATCAGCATCGAGGAAGACGAATACATCTTATACGTCAATGAGACGCTCTATTACCTATTCCCCGATAAGCGTTACGATATATGGGACGAGCTAGAATACGAGGATGACTTTTTATTCTTTTGGTTCGGAGGTTGCTTCCTCTTATTCAGCTTATTAACGGTTTATTTATTACATCGTCGCCTTATTCCCCTTGAGCAGGCGACTACCCAGTTTGCTCAAGGCGATTTAACCGCTAGAGCTTCAGAAAAAAACGCCATTAAACTTGGAACACTAAACCGACAGTTTAATGTTATGGCGCAAAAAGTGAGTCAAGTCATCGCGAGTCAAAAACAGCTGACCAATGCGGTAGCTCATGAATTGCGCACGCCACTTTTTCGCATGGAGTGTCAATTGGCGTTGTTAGAGGAAATGGATGTTGACCCAGCAGTACAAAGACACGTTGATGGACTGACAGACGATATTGAAGAGTTAGAACAACTGGTAGAAGAGTTGTTGTACTACGCTCGTTTAGAGGGAGTTGATATTGAGCTGTCGCGGACAGAGGGAAATGTGTTTGAATGGCTTGAGCCCTTAGTCACCAAGTTACAGCTCGTTAGTAGAGCCAAGATCATACTTGAGTGCGACGATTCTCTTACGCTGAGTGTTGACCATGGACACCTCAAGCGTGCGCTATCGAATTTGATCACTAATGCAACCCGCTATGCGAATTCGGAAATCATCGTATCTGTGCAATGGAACGAAGAACAAATCGAGTTTCTTGTCAGTGATGATGGTCCTGGTATTCCAGAGTCAGAGTATGAAAAGGTTATTCAGCCATTTTATCGAATTGGCACCGCGCGAGACCGCAATAGTGGCGGACATGGCTTAGGGCTTTCGATTGTCGAACAAGTCTCTCGTGGCCACCATGGCTCATTAACCATCTCACGAAATACCCAACAAGGGGCGACATTTTTAATTTCCATTCCGCACGCTAAGCATTAA
- a CDS encoding patatin-like phospholipase family protein — protein sequence MTQNTKHALVVEGGAMRGIFAAGVLDGFIDHDYNPFDFCIGVSAGSTNIASWLSNQRGRTYTIIADYSCRPEFINFKRFARGGHWLDLDWLWDHIALQYPYDIQAFNKQPLPFHIVTTDVSTGEPVYTLGHESNLETILKASCSLPMAYRTPINVEGRTMIDGGVVDSIPVIEAYNRGAKEITVILSQKQGYKKHPPKAPWLLRRLMKKTPHLADAMIVRAEQYNKTLEFINHPPQDCVIKVIAPEDNFAVGRLTTNKDKLDAGYQMGLRAAKRAVEQG from the coding sequence ATGACACAGAACACAAAACATGCTCTGGTCGTAGAAGGTGGAGCTATGCGCGGCATATTCGCTGCTGGAGTGCTAGACGGCTTTATCGACCACGACTACAACCCGTTTGATTTTTGCATTGGAGTATCGGCGGGTTCGACCAATATCGCCTCGTGGCTTTCAAATCAACGCGGTCGAACCTATACCATCATTGCAGACTACTCTTGTCGCCCTGAGTTTATAAACTTTAAACGGTTTGCTAGGGGTGGACACTGGTTAGATCTCGACTGGCTATGGGATCATATCGCACTACAGTATCCATATGATATACAAGCCTTTAATAAACAACCTCTGCCTTTCCATATCGTGACTACGGATGTCTCAACTGGCGAACCCGTTTATACCCTCGGACATGAGAGTAATTTAGAGACGATCCTAAAAGCATCATGCTCGCTTCCGATGGCTTATCGCACGCCTATCAATGTTGAAGGAAGAACAATGATTGATGGAGGAGTAGTCGACTCAATCCCTGTAATTGAGGCATACAACAGAGGAGCTAAGGAAATAACCGTAATTCTGTCGCAAAAGCAAGGCTACAAGAAACATCCTCCAAAAGCACCTTGGCTACTGCGCCGACTTATGAAAAAGACGCCCCATCTCGCTGATGCGATGATCGTTCGAGCTGAACAATACAACAAAACCTTAGAGTTCATTAATCACCCTCCTCAAGATTGCGTCATCAAAGTCATTGCCCCAGAAGATAACTTCGCTGTGGGAAGGCTAACGACAAATAAAGACAAGCTGGATGCCGGGTATCAGATGGGTTTGAGGGCAGCGAAAAGAGCGGTTGAACAAGGCTAA
- a CDS encoding DUF2860 family protein: protein MKLLPVLFTTSSLVFSVSALADLAPEEGLGGYVGLFLGYSSNQSNIDPNNTTHDGSNIDKSSGAAPLPVGELTYTFGDDYDHQLFLGMAEDDLIEGMGVLQIGYQSELSDGSVIGISYMPTIGGTDLYSDPYASRLQRTKTKVKTHGVRLMGENLAGTPLSLEAAFANTTIDKEQSGQNLTAEQQQLLVRDARTYALKGSYLIEATQGVYLEPRLTYIRYDAKGSATAFHSIQPGVTITTFIERHQLSLSMDYAKRSYDEMNPIYAKKRSDDDFNSTLVYQYVDMFDWDDWTFVGSAGYGKQESNIDFFKGNETMIAAGVMYQF from the coding sequence ATGAAATTACTCCCTGTACTATTTACCACCTCTAGCCTCGTCTTTTCTGTCTCTGCGCTCGCCGATCTGGCCCCAGAGGAAGGGCTAGGAGGTTACGTAGGCCTGTTTCTTGGTTACTCGAGCAATCAATCCAATATCGACCCTAACAATACTACTCATGACGGTTCAAACATTGATAAGTCATCAGGGGCTGCACCGTTACCCGTCGGTGAGTTAACTTATACGTTTGGTGATGATTACGATCATCAACTGTTTCTCGGTATGGCCGAGGATGATTTAATTGAAGGAATGGGCGTATTGCAAATCGGTTATCAGTCAGAGTTGAGTGATGGTTCTGTGATTGGAATATCTTACATGCCAACGATCGGTGGAACGGATCTCTATAGTGACCCATACGCAAGTCGTCTTCAGCGAACTAAGACTAAAGTGAAGACTCACGGCGTGAGATTGATGGGGGAGAACTTAGCGGGAACACCGCTTTCTTTGGAAGCAGCCTTTGCAAATACCACCATTGACAAAGAGCAATCGGGTCAAAACTTGACTGCAGAACAGCAACAGTTGCTGGTCAGGGATGCGAGAACGTATGCACTGAAAGGAAGCTATCTAATTGAAGCTACTCAAGGAGTATATTTAGAGCCGCGTCTAACTTACATACGCTACGATGCGAAAGGTAGTGCAACCGCATTTCACAGTATTCAACCAGGGGTAACGATAACGACCTTCATCGAAAGGCATCAGTTATCACTTTCCATGGACTATGCGAAACGAAGCTATGATGAAATGAATCCTATATACGCTAAAAAGCGTAGCGATGATGACTTCAACAGCACCCTAGTATATCAGTACGTAGACATGTTTGATTGGGATGACTGGACTTTTGTTGGTAGCGCGGGATACGGCAAGCAGGAATCCAATATTGATTTTTTTAAAGGCAATGAAACGATGATTGCTGCTGGCGTGATGTACCAGTTTTAA